GTGCACGCGGACTCTTCCAGTTTTGCATCGGGCATGAGTAAAAAGGAGGTTTATGCACAAGTCCTCGAGCAAGCGAGGTCACTGTTCGATGGACAGAGGAATTGGGTAAGGAAACGTCGTTTTCTAATGTTATAGGAAAGAGCGTGGAAGTATGAGTTTTATGGCTTTTGTATGCTAACTCGTCTTCGCAGGTCTGGTAAGCCAACGTCTACACTATATCATGACTGGCGCGGTCTTTGTTATTTATATCGTCTAACACACATGCGACAGTAACTTCTCAAATACAGCGTCTCTGCTCTGGCACGCTTACCACTCCCTCCCTtcaccatcatcatcggTAAACTGGGCTGGTTTCTACTTCACCGACCCAGCGAAAGAGACGCGCCTTCTACTAGGCCCTTTTCAAGGGCAGGTCGCTTGTCAGAGCATTGCGTTTGGGCGCGGTGTATGTGGGACTGCAGCTAAAGAGGCGAAGACGCAACTTGTCGAGGACGTAGACAAGTTTCCAGGACACATTGCGTGTGATGGGAAGAGCAGGAGTGAGATTGTTGTTCCTGTTGTACAGGATGGGAAGGTGAGTTTAGTTGGTTCAATTCGGGGATTGTGGAAGGAAAGTGCATAGATCAGAGTTGCTAATAAAGTGCAGGTAGTGGCAATAATCGATATTGACTGTGCGGAACTCAACGGGTTTACGGAAGAAGATCAGGAGGCATTGGAGGAGTTGGCAGAGTTACTTTCTCAGTCGTGCGACTTTTGAGACTGAGCTATTCTCGTAATTGCGCGACCTCTGAATTGGAGGGATTTGGGTCATTGGGTCTATCAGACGGAAGGTTTTGGGTGTGTCTTTTGCTCCACGGGTTTCGGGAGGTCTTCTGCGCCAGGAAATATTTCAACATGGTGTCCTGGCGTTGTCCGGCTTGGCGGAAGTATGTTATCATCGTATTCTGCGCATACTGCGTTACCGCTCTTCTGTCACATGTCTCTGTCAAAGCGTTACGAGCTACGTAGGGTTCAACAGTTCTCACAGCAATGTTCGTATGAAGTTGGGTACGCTCTGGCCTCCCAGTTCGAAATCGGCAATGCAAAGCCGACCCGTATTCGATGTCATCCACGTTTCGGCGGTGGTCCACGGGATACGCATTTCAAAGGTCGCCTATCTCGTCATCGCGGAGGTTCCATTGTAGAATCGTCACCGCAGGTGGGGCACGATAAGTGACATACACTGGTGGTCTCTGGCGTTGTTGTATCTGCCATGGATGGGTACTGGTGAAGCTTGGAGCAACGGGTGCCAGGGGTTCGGCCCTTGTGATTATTCTAAAGTGATAGTCGCTGCGATTAAGTTATGCATCCCCGTGCTCGGAGACGTGTCGACTCTTCGGTACAATGCGGTTAAATAGTAAGAGCCGAAGAACGTGCGAGATAAGCTGTATTGCAAATCTTTTGTCGACCGAAGGATGGAGTAATCTTGAAGATTGATAACTGAATAAGACGTTTACATATTACTCGTACGAGCTCGTGATGATTGTCTTGCAGTCGTACGACAGGCCGTTAAGATGGATGTGTCAGGTTGTTGTCCTTAATGCGCAAACAAAGCCATCTTGAAAGTTTCGGTGAGCACCTGAGGTCAGAGGAAATATTTCTGGGTAGGTTGTCGATAGGCTGTTGTTACCAAAACGTCGATGCTCCACTTTTGTCACATCACGTGCGGACCCGTTGGTTGATCTTCGCGTGTTCATGCAAGAGCAAGCCCACAATCACACCGTCACTCCACCACGATGCCATCTTCAGACTACACGGCGGTGGCAGGTGGCGCGCTGAAACTCAAAGGTGTTGGGGTCGacaaaaagaagaagaagaagaaggctaAGCCCGCCGCGGATACGACCAAAGCCAGCGAAGAAGCTCCTACCGACGTCGCGAAACGACCCACGTCAGACGAAGACGCGTCCAAATCCCACTCGGGTACGCCAGGTCGCTCTCTATCACCCGAGTCTGCGGAACGATCGATAAGAGAGGGCGGTGGCAGACACAAGACCGAAGCCGAGAGACGATACGATGAAATGCGACGGAAGAGGTTGGAGGAGAGGATGAGGAAGGAAGGCGTCAAGACCCACAAAGAGAAGGTGGAGGAGCTTAACAAATACCTAAGCGGCTTGAGCGAGCACCACGACATGCCGAAGATTGGTCCTGGCTAAAACGCGCTCGGAGCTGGGTGGCTGGAAGCCCTACACAGCTTATATACTGTACACAGGCCGGCAGCCAATGGGAACAGAGTATCCTGGATATCTACCACAAAAGATTCCCCTGACTAGGCCATCCGAAGACGCGGAAAGAACGGCTTATTGTCTTACAGCACATGCGTATGCGGGA
The sequence above is a segment of the Pyrenophora tritici-repentis strain M4 chromosome 3, whole genome shotgun sequence genome. Coding sequences within it:
- a CDS encoding GAF domain-containing protein, which encodes MVHADSSSFASGMSKKEVYAQVLEQARSLFDGQRNWERAWKYEFYGFCMLTRLRRSASLLWHAYHSLPSPSSSVNWAGFYFTDPAKETRLLLGPFQGQVACQSIAFGRGVCGTAAKEAKTQLVEDVDKFPGHIACDGKSRSEIVVPVVQDGKVVAIIDIDCAELNGFTEEDQEALEELAELLSQSCDF
- a CDS encoding DUF1754 domain containing protein; amino-acid sequence: MPSSDYTAPAADTTKASEEAPTDVAKRPTSDEDASKSHSGTPGRSLSPESAERSIREGGGRHKTEAERRYDEMRRKRLEERMRKEGVKTHKEKVEELNKYLSGLSEHHDMPKIGPG